Within Salvia splendens isolate huo1 chromosome 21, SspV2, whole genome shotgun sequence, the genomic segment CATTCGGACAGCCAAGAGTTGGAGATGACAAATTCGGACAATACATGAATGATCTAATTTCGAAGCATGATTTCACGTGCATCCGATTCGTCTACAGCTATGATTTGGTGCCGAGATTGCCTTATGATGATTCCACTCTCTTGTTCAAGCATTTCGGCACCTGCATTTACTTCAATAGCATGTATACCGGAAAAGTAAGTCCTCTTCCGTTATACATTATTAATACTGACTACGTCCATAAAAAAATAGGCTTAGTAATAAATGGCGCGAATTTTACTATTGTTGGGAAAAAAGTTTGTCTCGCCTCATTAGAGAGTGAAATTTACCttgataattttaatagatggatcaaaatagaaaaacatgaTTACTTTTTGCAGAGGAACATAGTATGAtttgattaaatataaatttgtgCAGGTTGTCGAGGAAGAGCCGGACAAGAATTATTTTTCGATAATATGGATGATTCCGAAGTTTTTCAATGCATGTTGGGAGTTGATTAGAAGTTTCATTATAAAGTATTTTAAGGGGCCGGAATATGCGGAAGGGGGTCTGCTTCGATTGTTTCGGGTGATCGGAGTGTTGGTTGCCGGAGTGCCGGCGCATTGCCCTCAAGATTATGTGAATTCTACGAGGTTGGGGTTGTCGGAGGACGTGTTTGTGTACTCAAATGGACAGAAAATTTTGAAGACGCAATAATGGATAAAAGTGTGATAGTCagatatttttctatttatggTTGATGTATTCTGAAGCTAGCTTGGGAGACCAAAAATGTTGCTTTGATGTTAAATAAAATTTCTAATGTCATTTTGGTTAAATCTCTCATTATTGATAGCATGCCTTTTCATTTCAATAATAGTGTTATGcggcattaaatattttttaaaaaattaactttatAACACCGAATCGAGTTCTTATATACGCTGCATCTATGACATTATAATGATGAATAACAACATTGCAGATTATTTCATaactacaaaaaaattaattcccAAATTTATTCATACAACATAAATAGTAAATCCTAAGGATCTATTACGTTCCGTATGTAAATATTTCACTACATTAAACCTAGTCCGATAGATCAACCCATCCAGATATTGAAACATGTTTGATGTAGCTGACAATGCTAACAATGCAGAAGAAGTCAATTGACTTGAAACTCACACGAAACTATGGAAATgagttcaaaatttctattaatTTGATTATTCTTTACCACGTTTGCATCAATGGTTATGTAAATACTTGttaatcattttttcttttacgTTACTTTCTGTATTTTAACATAATGTTCTCCTCCTTTCAcattcttagagcatctccaatggtaataggccaaccataggctagccacaaactcctcatgccccatcatcagcactaaaaactcatCCTGTctcatcatcaggacaagcaattggacaagcaatagctacccacaataaacaaaattataaaaaacaaataattaacaatcacacaaaatacggaattaaatttacgacacaaatacgggaaaaatcaataataatatttaaatttaaaaaaaagtacattaattaaaaaaattacattaattaaaaaaaatctaacgacgtgcagtcctcCACGCCCACAACtattcaattaaatccttttggagtcgaatatgagcatccacttggcgcatgtcggcatgtgccttgaggcggccgacttcatcgtgaggtacccccccttcgtacgttgggggcggccacgccgtggcttgggccggcttcattagcatcgtcattggcccaactagtcaattgtacaccttcatcttcgacaatcatgttgtgcaggatAATACAGACGTACAGTATATCaacaatgcagtcgacatgccacaaacgtgttggacccctaattgccacCCATCGAGActagagcacaccaaatgcgcgctccacgtccttgcgcgccgactcctgccgtttcgcaaagtaggtcttcctctcatctgatgcgcatctgatcgtcttcacaaagacgggccggaccgacaccctggcactgctcgttggcgataaaactgatggccggaccgacgccctggcactgctcgttgaaaacgggcgacgagttgaggacgttgaggtcgttgttcgacccggctaccccaaaatatgcatgccaaatccacagccggtaatcagctacggcctcgaggatcatcgtgggattctttcccttgtagccggtcgtgtacaaccctttccaggcagcggggcagttcttccactcccaatgcatacaatctatgctgcccaacatcccggggaacccatgcatctgcatcagatcctggcaCTAGGGGTgcgcattcgggtttcggttcgatttttcgccctaaccgaaccgaacccgaaaaaccgaatttcaCCTAAAactaaaaccgaaccgaaaccgaaaaccaaaaaactgaaattatataaaaaaccgaaaaatcaaaaaaccttaaaccgaaaaccgaattaaaaaatcgaaaatctggagagaaagaaaacagTGCAGAAACTTAGAAATTTTCAACCTACAAAACATATcatgataaaaatgataatatccctaatccatcaaagacatcaaccAACAAATACAAATATGCAATCAACATTCtacaataaaaattatcaacCAGAATGTCTTCAATagtttcaattaaataatagtaacatatatataataaaataaataattaaataaattcggttATTCGTTTTTTTTCAGAAACGTGAGTTTTCAATTAGGgcttttacttttagttataattaaataatagtaacatatatataataaaataattaattaaataaattcggttattcggtttttttcttcgctcGAACCGAATTGAactgaaaaactgaaatttttgtattttcaaaaccgaaccgaaccgaaccaaaaaatcgaaataaccgaaccgaatttcaaaatttcggtttggttcggttcggatattcggttttcggtttttttacTCACCCCTACCTGGCACTCTtcaggggtagggcttcgaagataCTGATCATGGAATATTTCAATGACACCCTGACATaaatacttcagacaatccagggcagtcgtctcaccgatgtggaggtactcgtcccacatgtctgtcgcgcctccgtaggccaactgcctgattgccgtaTTGCACTTTcgtataggtgtgtggccggggtctgccagccgcatcgtaccTGAACCAAAAACAcaaatatcgacgctccaaagcatcAACGGTACGCATAAACACTGTCCtacgcatcctaaaacgccgcctgaaaagagGCGCCCCAAACCACGGCTCCTCCGCAAAGTAGTCTTTATATCGCCGCTGATGAGCAGCTACGTGATTtcgatcaatcactgctcgtcggtgtacaacgggtggaggtcgaggtaccgccggctgcaaggccctttgtatcaaccgatttatctcgcgggacgtataggcctccaactcttcgttcatttgccgttcgtactcctcagcatcaccaccactaccaccactactaccacccgcgttactcatttcacattgttgctcttgtacagaaattaagatggagagaaaactcgttaaaacaagtggtgcgaataaaaatgacgtgcaaatcgcgtatatatagttttcgaaaaattaaaaaaaaaattgagctggccgatcgctcgtcgatcgggagcctgcaatggcggccagccgaccggcgagcggatcggctAGCGCCCAAAAATCGGCGTCGGGTGGCGGATTTTTtggccgaaatggcgctcgccggttccaatggttcggcgagcggaccggccagtgCCGTGAATCGCCTAGCCTGTCcactcgccgccattggagatgctcttatttcTCTAACATTTTTCTCTCATTCGTTTGTAATTATGATTCCTCTTAATTTTCCAATACCGACGTTTCGTCTTCACCACTATCAATTCAATCTGAAACCTGCTGGTTTACCCGAACAACCAGAATGAACATAAACCATACAGTCTACAATCTAATAGGGTTGACCCAAAATTAACCCGAGTCCCATAGAATTGGCTCGAAATGGGTTTAttctcatttttcaatttttcattacttttttCGAACTTTTAAAAGTTAGAATAATGATTTTTTAATctacataaaaatattttttgattcattttctaaatttacacttatttttttattttacttttatactttttatgaaaaattatatacatatatattattacagtaatatttttttagccCGATTGACTTAAAATGTTTATAATCCAAATGGTCCATATTCAAATAGCCCAATATTCCAAATTGTTTGGATCGATTGACATTCATAACTGTCCGTTTAGTAGAAAAAGCTAAAACTAATATTCGTTTATTTCGATGAATTTACCAATACTACAATAGTAAAAATAGTGAAGCTCCTCCCTCTCCCTGTATTTTCTCCCCATTAACTTCATCGAAATGATGAATATAATAGGGATATTGGCATTTAATATCatgaatttttcaaaaagttggatttttcccacaaactttaaaattgacaaatagtatcacgaactttacctcGGGTTTATTTTTTCCcacgaataaaaaaaaatcatgttattttaatagattgaagaacaattttggagggtgtgcttcaaaaaaaactatcttcaaagattgaaaaacttgaagctctcaaaattgttgtcgagaaattacggAAAAAATCTgtatcataatattatttgtgagatttttttcatttgtggGAAAAAATATTATAAGAGCCCATTTTAaggttcgtgggaaaaacccaactttttgaaagtttatGCCAATATCCCAATATAATAAGAGCCATATATACTAGTATTCTATATAATCATGTAACTTATACTCCACTAAATATAATACGTGaatttcaattaaaatagaGTAGAACACAAAAATCTATATACTAGTAAAATATTACCTCAAGCACCAATCACGTAGGGAGAATCCATCCATTAGAATTAGTATATTTTCTCTCCTCCGACAAATTAGAGGGTCATTTGACATTTTAGCACGAAACTTCCTTCAATCTTATCTTATTAGCAAAAATACCAAGTTCAAACCaaagaataaattattttagcACAGTAGCTccattattttcctttttattcaaaaattGGGGTCAAGTCAAGGTACACTACAGGTTGTTTCTCTGTAATATCCCTCAAATTAAAAACGTGTTTCACCATgcaacaatataaaataaattaatactaatagtGTAAAGTTATTAGTCTATATATATGACCCtagttttcttctttttcataACATCCCCAATTCTTACATTACTTTCTAAGACACATACATTCATCTAAACGATGTCTAGCCCCCCTTGCGACAAGTCCTTTTGCAGCAACTACATGCTGCTAAATCCTGAAGATGCTGAGCTAGGCGATGTGTTTAATATCCTCTTCTCCAGCGATATTTCAAAGAGGAAATTCGTCGACTGCCCCGATGGCACCGAGGAGCCGTTAGGCCGCCGATGgatcatttttatttctattttagcgCAGAAATTCTTGCAGGCAACGGCTAAGCCTTTGGCGTCCTTTGGCTCCGGTGTCGAATATTGGCTCAATTTGCTGTCCGGGAATGGAGGCTTTTTCGGCCTCCTCAAGAATACTCTTATAGGTATGCAAATtcttacttcctccgtccacgatcaatagtctatttttttaattcatttttttaagtcCGTTCACAAAAagtatatttcaaattttttagtAACATagccactaacattattttagttattttttacAATAACGTAGGATTAATTGGCTTTCATTTATTTGTCAATAGTCAATTGAGAAACGTAAATTCACAAAAATTAAAACAGTCAATCTGAAGACGATATTCTGTTTTCGCTTCAAATTAAGATTTTGGATTTTGTAAATTGGAAGTCAAGAGAAGAGTGTATTTTTGGATCCAAGAAATGACACCTATGTATTTCTTGCTACTTCATCTTTGTGATTTTCACttcttgttttattttgaataaatccCACTTTCACGAGCTAAAGCGAATATTAAGAATAAAATGCCTAATGTCAAACTAGTAGTCAATTAAAGTGTGGTTGAATATTGTAAGCTAGTGGACACTTTACAAAGCAATAGTTCCAAACCAATAaagtaatataatattattgtcCTTTAAAATATGTTATCATTATCATTGATTACACTTTGTTGTAGGACCTTTCCAACTAATACAAATCGTAGTTAGTGATtattatcaattaatttaagctaAAAGACGATCCACGCCAGCTAGACAAAATAAACAAAGATGATCCATATTCCACACACTaggtattatttatttttttcccccatgCATACTAACTAATAAAAATCTCAACGGCAGGTCACCTgctttatataaatatatgcagCCTTAATAAATGGTActtcaattaaaattatatatatggaCGCGTGATAATTTTGATACAAAGTTGCATGATAgattgaattttaaaaactgATATTGCATTTTGATAAAGGGGGTatagtttaaaatttaattgatatttacccttttatatatgtgtgtgtagcAAAGGTTGTTCAACCGGACAATACATCATCGGATTATTTCTCGTTCATTGGAAACCTCGACAAACGGCTCCAATTAGACCCGACAATCATCCCCGGCGAGAAGAGATATTATGCTGCACTTTCTATAATGGCGGCCAAGGCATCTTATGAGAACAAGAAACACATCAAATCTGTTGTTGAGGACCATTGGGAGGTATGTACACTAAAAAACTTATTAAGTCAAATCAATACTCCAGTTTTGCCTAGCTCAAAATAGTACTCCACACTCTTATGGAAgggtttagttttatttttcttaatcaGGTTAGTTTCATTAAggaatataaaattgaaatatcgCACCCTTGTTAGAAGACTTCGATAATTAGGTGATTTAGGTCGATGTGTATTTTAGACTATTACTCCTCATCATTCACGTTGGGATATCTTTCAACACATGATTCGTGATTGGAAGATAGCATCATTATATTATATCAAAATGAATcataaagtttttttttattaataggtGGACCCCTTTCCCAAATTGTAGTTGTTTGCAATGCCGTAATTGTCTGTTCTGgtgtaatttaattttgtgtCCCACTTGGGCAGCTGCAATCAACAATAATTTCAATTTGTTTACTTTAAATATTTGGATTGCTGATGCGATAAGATTTTATGTATAGAACcaacaataaattaatttactttatttatataCCTGACCGTGCTTAGATCAAAAGGTCacatgcatgcatcttattctTATACTATTGAAAAAAATAAGGTTATTGCAAATAAATTTCCTCTGAAATATCTCCTCCTAATCACATTTTTGTTTGCTTTCCTGCAGATGAATTTCGTCGACTCCTATGATTTCTGGAATGGTGAGTTGAGAAAAACACACTCATTTTcaaacattatttgattgagtGGTTTTACACTATAGTTCAGCTCCACTGCTTCACTTTATCAAAGTAATAAAAACATTATTTAATGAAGCAGAAATAAAACATATACTCCTTGCATGAAAATTTGTCTCAGTAGGATAGGATACGAGACAGAAAAACAAATGGTTGAAGTTAGTAAAAATGAAACTCATCAAATCGCATTACATAGATAAATTCATCACAATATATACTATAGTATTTTactaaaatcaaaacaaatatcCACAGATTATCAAGGAAAAACCACAACACAAGCTTTCATAATGGACGACAAGAAAAACACAATCGTCGTATCATTCCGAGGAACAGAGCCCTTCGACGCGGACGCATGGTCTTCCGACGTGGATCTCTCCTGGTACGAGCTACACGGGATCGGGAAGATGCACGGTGGATTCATGAAAGCTCTCGGCTTGATCAAGAGCAAAGGCTGGCCGGTGGAGCAAGACCCCGAGCAACAAGAAACCGCGTATTACGCCATCAAGAAACAGCTCAAGAAGCTTCTCGAAGCAAACGAAAAGGCCAAGTTCGTAGTCACCGGCCACAGCTTAGGCGGCGCGCTAGCAGTTTTATTCCCGGCGATTTTAGGGCTACATGGT encodes:
- the LOC121785258 gene encoding triacylglycerol lipase OBL1-like, with protein sequence MSSPPCDKSFCSNYMLLNPEDAELGDVFNILFSSDISKRKFVDCPDGTEEPLGRRWIIFISILAQKFLQATAKPLASFGSGVEYWLNLLSGNGGFFGLLKNTLIAKVVQPDNTSSDYFSFIGNLDKRLQLDPTIIPGEKRYYAALSIMAAKASYENKKHIKSVVEDHWEMNFVDSYDFWNDYQGKTTTQAFIMDDKKNTIVVSFRGTEPFDADAWSSDVDLSWYELHGIGKMHGGFMKALGLIKSKGWPVEQDPEQQETAYYAIKKQLKKLLEANEKAKFVVTGHSLGGALAVLFPAILGLHGDSFLLDRLEGVYTFGQPRVGDDKFGQYMNDLIAKHDFTCIRFVYSYDLVPRLPYDDSNFLFKHFGTCIYFNSLYTGKIVEEEPDKNYFSIIWMIPKFFNACWELIRSFIIKYFKGPDYAEGGLLRLFRVIGVLVAGVPAHCPQDYVNATRLGLSEDVFLSSNGQKTLKTQ